One genomic segment of Armigeres subalbatus isolate Guangzhou_Male unplaced genomic scaffold, GZ_Asu_2 Contig343, whole genome shotgun sequence includes these proteins:
- the LOC134204017 gene encoding uncharacterized protein LOC134204017, whose protein sequence is MKAKEAARRCRRSSGASARVNTNMVTTIKITGDGVFIQSNSYLANGGGGGIGAHLHSRQQSASSEPGGNSSGSNSSSLSRGGEFGGPGSDHGSSSSGGHEDHQMSRSFTNIVKDRVDRDRNNNNSLDPRVAFSDSNNNFPKISRRRYQSEEVLPRLQKFSGSSDGSDTVDAAGSTYYNSSAESDDQFTISFLNTRGHNGKSLLNQKFIVYNSKKPRQSSILTQNGYHHPGQYRQYLNGRLKPAYSTSVLTSPSLIAASIAESSPDRPSTGTPPPRLTVAKSTSYLQRTISPAPSPSLSSLSPSSGFASTSPTPPSSGSLPTAAAASPPSVTDLSSGQ, encoded by the coding sequence GCGAAAGAAGCTGCTCGACGGTGTCGACGCAGTAGTGGTGCAAGCGCGCGAGTGAATACTAATATGGTGACGACAATCAAGATCACCGGCGACGGAGTGTTTATCCAGTCCAATTCGTATCTGGCAAACGGCGGGGGCGGCGGCATCGGTGCACATCTCCACAGCCGCCAACAGTCAGCGTCGTCCGAACCGGGTGGCAATTCGTCCGGTAGCAATAGTAGTTCGCTATCCCGTGGTGGGGAATTCGGTGGACCGGGCAGTGATCACGGCAGCTCCTCGAGCGGTGGCCACGAGGATCATCAAATGAGTCGATCGTTTACAAATATTGTTAAAGACCGGGTGGATCGAGACAGAAATAACAATAATAGTTTGGATCCAAGAGTTGCTTTCAGTGATAGtaataataattttccgaaaatttcaAGAAGACGGTATCAGTCGGAAGAAGTGCTCCCTCGGTTGCAAAAGTTCAGTGGAAGTTCGGATGGGTCGGATACAGTGGACGCTGCCGGTTCCACATATTATAACAGTAGTGCCGAATCGGATGATCAATTCACAATATCTTTTCTGAACACTCGCGGGCATAACGGTAAAAGTTTACTAAACCAAAAGTTCATAGTCTACAACAGCAAGAAACCAAGACAGTCCAGTATCCTAACGCAAAACGGTTACCATCACCCGGGCCAGTATCGGCAGTACCTGAATGGACGTCTCAAGCCGGCCTATTCAACGTCGGTTCTAACCTCCCCTTCGTTGATAGCTGCCAGTATCGCCGAGAGTAGTCCGGATCGTCCGTCCACCGGGACGCCACCTCCAAGACTTACGGTCGCTAAGTCTACTTCGTACCTACAGCGGACGATATCGCCGGCTCCGTCCCCGTCGCTGTCCTCGCTGTCACCTTCTAGTGGATTTGCGTCGACTTCACCGACGCCGCCTTCGTCGGGATCGCTGCCcacggcagcagcagcatcacCGCCATCAGTCACCGACTTGTCATCGGGTCAGTAG